In the Scomber japonicus isolate fScoJap1 chromosome 18, fScoJap1.pri, whole genome shotgun sequence genome, one interval contains:
- the fkbp10a gene encoding peptidyl-prolyl cis-trans isomerase FKBP10 — MDLIISLVFLVLHVVNCSPGPLVDVVVDRYDIPKLCPREVQTEDFIRYHFNGSFHEDGKIFDSSYKRGKAFISQVGLGRLITGMDRGLQGMCVNERRRIVVPPHLAYGSIGTGGVIPPDAVLVYDVLLLDIWNTEDNVQIRTISKPPSCNRTTVASDFLRYHYNGTLLNGEAFDSSYSRNRTYDTYLGKGHIIKGMEEGLLGMCVGERRIVIVPPFLAYGENGYGTQVPPQATLVFEVLMVDVFNPKDDLIMEVKHVPEICTRRTETGDYIRYHYNGTFQDGTPFDSSYQRNTTYNTYIGMGYVIRGMDKALHGLCIGEKKRIIVPPHLAYGEDGVGDLIPGSAVLVFDIHVIDFHNPRDPVEIKVTHKPQECKMTSEANDLIQYRYNCSLMDGTLLYSSDHYSSPSTTTLGANNVILGLEKGLSGMCVGERREVVVPPHWGHGENGAGEVPQSAVLFFELELVDLQKGVPEGYVFLWLEDDPDPLFPAMDLNGNKEVPLEEFSRFIMLQVKEGKGRLRPGIDANRIIKEMFDNQDRNKDGKIVEDELKVNADESEQAARDEL, encoded by the exons ATGGACCTGATCATATCCTTGGTGTTTCTTGTCCTGCACGTTGTAAACTGCAGCCCCGGGCCTTTAGTGGACGTGGTAGTGGATCGGTACGACATCCCAAAACTTTGTCCCCGGGAGGTGCAAACCGAGGATTTCATCCGGTATCACTTTAACGGCAGCTTCCATGAAGACGGGAAAATCTTTGACTCCAG TTATAAGCGAGGCAAAGCCTTCATCAGTCAGGTCGGCCTCGGCAGACTCATCACAGGGATGGACCGGGGTCTTCAGGGCATGTGTGTCAATGAACGCAGGAGGATCGTAGTCCCCCCACACCTGGCTTATGGAAGCATAGGAACAG GTGGTGTTATTCCTCCTGATGCTGTGTTGGTGTATGATGTCCTCCTACTGGACATATGGAACACTGAGGATAACGTGCAGATCCGCACAATCAGCAAGCCACCGAGCTGCAACCGCACCACTGTGGCATCAGATTTTTTGCGTTACCACTATAACGGCACCCTGCTGAATGGTGAAGCCTTTGACTCCAG TTACTCGAGGAATAGAACCTATGATACCTACTTGGGGAAGGGCCACATCATCAAAGGCATGGAGGAAGGTCTTCTGGGCATGTGTGTTGGAGAGAGGCGGATCGTCATCGTCCCACCCTTCCTGGCATATGGAGAGAACGGCTACG GAACTCAAGTCCCTCCTCAGGCTACGCTGGTGTTTGAAGTGCTGATGGTTGATGTGTTCAACCCTAAAGATGATCTGATCATGGAGGTGAAACATGTGCCTGAAATCTGCACCCGAAGGACGGAGACCGGAGATTACATCCGCTACCACTACAACGGCACCTTCCAGGATGGTACTCCCTTCGACTCAAG CTACCAGAGAAATACCACCTACAACACTTACATTGGCATGGGATATGTCATCAGAGGGATGGATAAAGCTCTGCATGGGTTGTGCataggagagaagaagaggattaTTGTGCCTCCTCACTTAGCGTATGGTGAAGACGGAGTTG GAGACCTCATTCCTGGCTCTGCTGTGCTGGTCTTTGACATCCACGTCATTGATTTCCACAACCCCAGAGATCCAGTGGAGATTAAAGTGACCCACAAGCCACAGGAATGCAAAATGACCAGCGAAGCCAATGATTTGATTCAGTATCGTTATAATTGCTCCTTGATGGACGGCACCCTTCTGTACTCCTC GGATCATTATAGCTCACCTTCCACCACGACTCTTGGAGCAAACAACGTGATCCTTGGTCTCGAGAAAGGTTTGAGTGGCATGTGCGTTGGCGAGAGGAGGGAAGTGGTTGTTCCACCTCACTGGGGCCATGGAGAAAATGGAG CTGGAGAAGTCCCACAAAGTGCAGTGCTCTTCTTTGAGCTGGAGTTGGTGGATCTGCAGAAGGGTGTGCCAGAAGGCTACGTGTTTCTGTGGCTGGAAGATGACCCAGATCCTCTCTTTCCTGCTATGGATCTTAATGGTAACAAAGAGGTCCCTCTAGAGGAG TTTTCACGCTTCATCATGCTCCAGGTTAAAGAGGGCAAAGGTCGTCTTCGACCAGGCATCGATGCCAACAGAATTATTAAGGAAATGTTCGACAACCAGGACCGTAACAAAGACGGGAAGATTGTAGAAGATGAACTGAAAGTTAACGCGGATGAGTCTGAACAAGCGGCACGAGATGAGTTGTAA